One segment of Cellulomonas fulva DNA contains the following:
- a CDS encoding LacI family DNA-binding transcriptional regulator produces MADVAREAGVSVATVSKVVNGRYGVAQSTLDRVQQVIADLGYEASLGASSLRSHRTNVLGILVAEFEPFSTELLKGASSAITQTGYELLAYSGGARGADVGWERRYLSRLGGTLIDGAIIVTPTVVDASNGIPVVAVDPHTGPSGLPTVDSDNFAGAVMATQYLLALGHRRISLVGGRPDLESARLREAGFRSAMADAGLDVDESLVVIGGYRPETADQPARELLTRPDRPTAVFAANDLSAIRTIEVAREIGLRVPDDLSVVGFDNVPESALCDPPLTTINQPLRDIGAQALRLLVDLLQGTDTPTHVRLPTALVERASCRALV; encoded by the coding sequence ATGGCCGACGTCGCGCGTGAGGCCGGGGTCTCGGTGGCCACCGTCTCCAAGGTCGTCAACGGACGGTACGGCGTCGCCCAGTCGACTCTCGACCGTGTCCAGCAGGTCATCGCGGACCTCGGGTACGAGGCGAGCCTCGGCGCCAGCAGCCTGCGCAGCCACCGCACCAACGTGCTGGGCATCCTGGTCGCGGAGTTCGAGCCGTTCAGCACCGAGCTGCTCAAGGGCGCGTCGTCGGCCATCACGCAGACGGGCTACGAGCTGCTCGCCTACTCGGGCGGCGCGCGCGGTGCGGACGTCGGCTGGGAGCGCCGGTACCTCTCCCGCCTGGGCGGCACGCTGATCGACGGCGCGATCATCGTCACGCCGACGGTCGTCGACGCGAGCAACGGCATCCCCGTCGTCGCCGTGGACCCGCACACGGGCCCGTCCGGCCTGCCGACGGTCGACTCGGACAACTTCGCGGGCGCCGTCATGGCGACGCAGTACCTGCTCGCGCTCGGCCACCGCCGGATCAGCCTCGTCGGCGGCCGTCCGGACCTCGAGTCCGCACGCCTGCGCGAGGCGGGCTTCCGGTCCGCGATGGCGGACGCCGGCCTGGACGTCGACGAGTCGCTCGTCGTGATCGGCGGCTACCGCCCCGAGACCGCGGACCAGCCCGCGCGCGAGCTGCTGACCCGGCCGGACCGGCCCACCGCGGTGTTCGCGGCGAACGACCTGTCGGCCATCCGCACCATCGAGGTGGCCCGCGAGATCGGGCTGCGGGTGCCCGACGACCTGTCGGTCGTCGGCTTCGACAACGTGCCCGAGTCCGCGCTGTGCGACCCGCCGCTGACGACGATCAACCAGCCGCTGCGCGACATCGGCGCGCAGGCGCTGCGCCTGCTCGTCGACCTCCTGCAGGGCACGGACACCCCGACGCACGTGCGCCTGCCCACCGCGCTCGTCGAGCGCGCCTCCTGCCGCGCGCTCGTCTGA
- a CDS encoding extracellular solute-binding protein: protein MARMRRAGAAVALATTVALLAACSGGDGDDNTGDNPSEGGKDVTVTWWHNSNTGDGKTYYDKVAANFEAANPGVHVEVNAMQHEDMVTKLEAAFQAGDAPDVYMERGGGELADHVEAGLTKDLSDAAGETIAKLGGSVAGWQVDGKTYGLPFSVGVVGFWYNKALFDEAGITETPVTMDDLYAAFDKLKAAGITPVSVGAGDKWPAAHYWYYTALRECSQDVLSGAVTSLDFSDPCFVRAGEDVEDLVAQEPFNDGFLTTPAQTGATSASGLLATGKVAMEMQGHWEPGVMQGLTEDGKGLGENTGWFAFPTIEGGEGDQSAALGGGDAWAVGQDAPDEAVDFVQYLLSDEVQKGFAELDMGLPTNSTASQYVSDPALAQLLDVRDNAPYVQLYFDTAFGASVGGAMNDSIALMFAGQASPQDIVDATQAAADAE from the coding sequence ATGGCAAGGATGCGCCGAGCGGGTGCGGCTGTCGCGCTCGCCACCACCGTCGCTCTGCTCGCTGCGTGCAGCGGCGGCGACGGTGACGACAACACGGGCGACAACCCCAGCGAGGGTGGCAAGGACGTCACCGTCACGTGGTGGCACAACTCGAACACCGGTGACGGCAAGACCTACTACGACAAGGTCGCCGCCAACTTCGAGGCCGCCAACCCCGGCGTGCACGTCGAGGTCAACGCCATGCAGCACGAGGACATGGTGACCAAGCTCGAGGCGGCGTTCCAGGCGGGCGACGCCCCCGACGTCTACATGGAGCGCGGTGGCGGCGAGCTCGCCGACCACGTCGAGGCGGGCCTGACCAAGGACCTCTCGGACGCGGCCGGCGAGACGATCGCCAAGCTCGGCGGCTCGGTCGCGGGCTGGCAGGTCGACGGCAAGACCTACGGGCTGCCGTTCTCCGTCGGCGTCGTGGGCTTCTGGTACAACAAGGCGCTGTTCGACGAGGCCGGCATCACCGAGACGCCGGTGACGATGGATGACCTGTACGCCGCGTTCGACAAGCTGAAGGCCGCGGGCATCACGCCGGTCTCGGTCGGCGCGGGCGACAAGTGGCCCGCCGCGCACTACTGGTACTACACCGCGCTGCGCGAGTGCTCGCAGGACGTCCTCTCGGGCGCCGTGACCTCGCTGGACTTCTCCGACCCGTGCTTCGTCCGTGCCGGTGAGGACGTCGAGGACCTCGTCGCGCAGGAGCCCTTCAACGACGGCTTCCTGACGACGCCGGCGCAGACCGGCGCGACGAGCGCCTCGGGCCTGCTCGCGACCGGGAAGGTCGCGATGGAGATGCAGGGGCACTGGGAGCCCGGCGTCATGCAGGGCCTCACCGAGGACGGCAAGGGCCTGGGCGAGAACACCGGCTGGTTCGCGTTCCCGACGATCGAGGGCGGCGAGGGCGACCAGTCGGCCGCGCTCGGCGGCGGCGACGCGTGGGCCGTGGGCCAGGACGCACCCGACGAGGCCGTCGACTTCGTGCAGTACCTGCTCTCCGACGAGGTCCAGAAGGGCTTCGCCGAGCTGGACATGGGTCTGCCGACCAACAGCACGGCGTCGCAGTACGTCTCGGACCCGGCGCTCGCGCAGCTGCTCGACGTCCGCGACAACGCCCCGTACGTCCAGCTGTACTTCGACACGGCCTTCGGTGCCTCGGTCGGCGGCGCGATGAACGACTCGATCGCGCTGATGTTCGCGGGCCAGGCCTCGCCGCAGGACATCGTCGACGCCACCCAGGCAGCGGCTGACGCGGAGTGA
- a CDS encoding carbohydrate ABC transporter permease: MADDATARVGAASPATSTLTDPVPGSASALPGAGAPGGRRRNGAAVRKRLEIAAFVAPALILFFLFVVWPIVKAVQFSFYKWKGYGPLVDFVGLKNYVSVLQNDVFIGALQHNLIIVVASIAIQLPLGLLIALLLNRRMRGQGVLRTIIFVPYVLSEVIAGVVWLQMLAPRYGVIDTMLGWVGLQGPKQGFLGDPRYALWTVIAVLTWKYLGLAIILFLAGLQSVPDELYEAAQIDGASWWQIQRKITIPMLGPTLRTWAFLSMIGSLQLFDMVWILTGGGPANATTTMATFLITEGTKRSNYGIASAASVVLFVVALVLAVLYQYFILRRDSTATTVVRKKARR, encoded by the coding sequence GTGGCAGACGACGCGACCGCCCGCGTGGGCGCCGCCTCGCCTGCGACGTCCACCCTCACGGACCCGGTTCCCGGCAGCGCCTCGGCGCTGCCGGGGGCCGGCGCCCCGGGCGGACGCCGCAGGAACGGTGCGGCCGTCCGCAAGCGCCTCGAGATCGCCGCGTTCGTGGCGCCGGCGCTGATCCTGTTCTTCCTGTTCGTGGTCTGGCCGATCGTCAAGGCCGTCCAGTTCTCGTTCTACAAGTGGAAGGGCTACGGCCCGCTGGTCGACTTCGTCGGCCTGAAGAACTACGTGAGCGTGCTGCAGAACGACGTGTTCATCGGTGCGCTGCAGCACAACCTGATCATCGTGGTGGCGTCGATCGCCATCCAGCTGCCCCTGGGTCTCCTGATCGCGCTGCTGCTCAACCGCCGGATGCGCGGCCAGGGCGTGCTGCGGACGATCATCTTCGTCCCGTACGTGCTGTCCGAGGTCATCGCGGGCGTGGTGTGGCTGCAGATGCTCGCCCCGCGCTACGGCGTGATCGACACGATGCTCGGCTGGGTCGGCCTGCAGGGCCCCAAGCAGGGCTTCCTGGGTGACCCGCGCTACGCGCTGTGGACCGTGATCGCGGTCCTGACCTGGAAGTACCTCGGGCTCGCCATCATCCTGTTCCTCGCGGGGCTGCAGTCCGTCCCCGACGAGCTGTACGAGGCCGCCCAGATCGACGGCGCCTCGTGGTGGCAGATCCAGCGCAAGATCACGATCCCCATGCTCGGCCCGACGCTGCGCACCTGGGCGTTCCTGTCCATGATCGGCTCGCTGCAGCTCTTCGACATGGTGTGGATCCTCACGGGCGGCGGCCCGGCGAACGCGACCACGACCATGGCGACGTTCCTGATCACCGAGGGCACCAAGCGGTCGAACTACGGCATCGCGTCGGCCGCCTCGGTCGTGCTCTTCGTCGTCGCGCTCGTCCTCGCCGTGCTCTACCAGTACTTCATCCTTCGTCGTGACAGCACCGCGACGACGGTCGTCCGGAAGAAGGCCAGGCGATGA